In candidate division KSB1 bacterium, the following are encoded in one genomic region:
- a CDS encoding VCBS repeat-containing protein — MLKPLFVLLTTLVVFCSCQRKDSIRPLFEKLSPRQTHIAFENTLEEEPLFNSINYLYFYDGGGVAVGDINNDSLADIYFTANLHANRLYLNKGNFKFEDITEKAGVAGETGGWTTGATMADVNGDGLLDIHVCRSNYLDKKGANQLFINNGDLTFTERASEYGLAHLGLSRQAAFFDYDRDGDLDMYLLNHSVHTKGTYRAADKLRYTRDDEAGDKLYKNERGRFVDVSAEAGIYGSALGYGLGVAVGDINGDGWPDIYISNDFHEDDYLYYNNGDGTFTEAMRRSMGHISSASMGNDLADFNNDGLLDVVVLDMLPEKEEIRKSSVNADPYDIYDTKLYFGYYHQFRRNTLQLNRGPAIINNPAAKAPVYLFSEIGQLAGVHATDWSWAPLFVDLDNDGYKDLFITNGIFRRPNDLDYLNYIKQNESKLQTGGRAGHRAVTPIQKDTLDAFVRRMPSVPQANYAFHSRGDLTFVNRAAQWGLGDAGFSSGAAYADFDNDGAMDLVVNNVNAPAAIYKNLLYKNSPNVANYFKVKLTGRDQNTFGIGAKVILHSREKIFYQELMPARGFQSSVEPVLNFGLGNINHLDSLQVIWPTGEYQVLKNLPANQTIALKQTDATTAYIHRARKNDQPIFQNITEEIRLDYSHQENTFIEYNREPFIPHFLSTEGPAFAVADVNGDGLEDLFLGGGKHQPGGLFLQNQQGKFAAVVDSALIKDGLCEDVDAAFFDANGDDLPDLYVVSGGNEFFGRAGALRDRLYLNAGGGQFRNAADALPEIYANGACVKPADIDQDGDVDLFVGSRSLPWLYGLIPESYLLINDGHGKFTDETAARAPGLSEVGMVTDATWADLNKDGDEELVIVGEWMPVTVFHNQAGKFVDVTRQYGLENTHGWWNTVAAADFNHDGLIDLVAGNLGLNSLLKASQQKPVQLFINDFSGDGKPDQILTYFNGDKSYPLASAEQMLKNIPSLQKKYPTMAAYGGKSVQDIFSREQLQAATVRRVTEFASILLMNNGGETFNIKPLPLEAQFSPIYAILIEDFNNDACQDMLVGGNFYGAPPDQGRYDASYGCLLFGDGKGTFTPVSLQKSGFAVTGEIRQIKSLRTASGETLIMAARNNDTAVAFRALKAQSSFNSQKAQKTK; from the coding sequence ATGTTGAAACCTCTCTTTGTCCTGCTGACAACCCTTGTTGTTTTTTGTTCCTGCCAGCGAAAAGATTCCATCCGGCCCTTGTTCGAGAAGCTCTCTCCCCGGCAAACTCACATCGCTTTTGAAAACACGCTTGAAGAAGAGCCGTTGTTCAACAGCATCAATTATCTTTATTTCTATGACGGCGGCGGAGTGGCCGTCGGCGACATCAACAACGACAGCCTGGCGGATATTTATTTTACCGCCAATTTGCATGCCAATCGCCTTTATCTCAACAAAGGTAATTTCAAATTTGAGGATATTACTGAGAAGGCTGGCGTGGCTGGAGAAACAGGAGGCTGGACGACCGGCGCGACGATGGCCGACGTCAACGGCGATGGCTTGCTCGATATCCACGTGTGTCGGTCGAATTACCTGGATAAAAAAGGCGCCAACCAACTCTTCATCAACAACGGCGATTTAACTTTTACCGAACGGGCCTCGGAATATGGTCTCGCGCATCTCGGACTTTCACGACAGGCCGCTTTCTTCGACTACGATCGCGACGGCGATCTCGATATGTACTTGTTGAATCACTCGGTGCACACCAAAGGCACTTATCGCGCTGCCGATAAGCTGCGCTATACTCGTGATGATGAAGCCGGCGATAAATTATACAAAAATGAGCGCGGCCGCTTTGTCGATGTCTCGGCAGAAGCGGGAATTTACGGAAGCGCGCTGGGCTACGGATTGGGCGTGGCGGTCGGCGACATCAATGGCGATGGTTGGCCGGATATTTATATCTCGAATGATTTTCACGAGGATGACTATCTTTATTACAACAACGGCGACGGCACATTCACCGAGGCGATGCGGCGGTCCATGGGGCATATCAGCAGCGCTTCGATGGGAAACGATCTGGCGGATTTCAACAACGATGGCTTGCTGGATGTCGTGGTGTTGGACATGCTGCCGGAGAAAGAGGAGATTCGCAAATCGTCCGTCAATGCTGACCCTTATGATATTTATGACACGAAACTCTATTTCGGATATTATCACCAGTTCCGCAGGAATACGCTGCAACTGAATCGTGGCCCGGCCATTATCAACAACCCGGCAGCAAAAGCGCCTGTTTATCTGTTCAGCGAGATCGGACAACTGGCCGGCGTTCATGCCACTGACTGGAGCTGGGCGCCGCTGTTTGTCGATCTCGATAACGACGGTTACAAAGATTTGTTCATCACCAACGGCATTTTTCGCCGGCCCAATGATTTGGATTATCTCAATTATATCAAACAAAACGAATCGAAGCTGCAGACAGGCGGACGCGCCGGCCACCGGGCGGTTACGCCCATACAAAAGGATACACTGGACGCATTTGTCCGTCGCATGCCCAGCGTTCCCCAGGCCAATTACGCTTTTCATTCCCGCGGCGATCTTACCTTCGTCAATCGCGCCGCGCAATGGGGGCTGGGCGATGCCGGCTTTTCAAGCGGCGCGGCTTATGCAGATTTCGATAATGATGGCGCCATGGATCTGGTGGTAAATAATGTGAATGCCCCGGCTGCAATTTACAAAAATCTTCTTTATAAAAACTCCCCGAATGTCGCCAACTATTTCAAGGTGAAATTAACCGGGCGCGATCAAAATACTTTCGGAATCGGCGCCAAAGTCATCCTGCACAGTCGGGAAAAAATTTTCTACCAGGAGCTTATGCCGGCGCGAGGCTTTCAATCTTCGGTAGAGCCGGTATTGAATTTCGGGCTGGGAAACATCAATCACCTCGACTCTTTGCAAGTCATCTGGCCAACCGGTGAATATCAAGTGTTGAAAAACCTTCCGGCGAACCAAACGATTGCATTGAAACAAACCGACGCCACAACCGCTTACATCCATCGAGCTCGAAAAAATGATCAGCCGATCTTTCAGAATATTACCGAAGAAATCCGGCTCGACTATTCGCATCAGGAAAACACTTTCATCGAATACAATCGGGAGCCGTTTATTCCGCATTTCTTGTCAACGGAAGGTCCGGCCTTTGCCGTGGCGGATGTCAACGGCGATGGTTTGGAGGATTTGTTTCTCGGCGGCGGCAAACATCAGCCGGGAGGTCTCTTTCTGCAAAACCAGCAAGGAAAATTTGCGGCGGTTGTTGATTCCGCCCTCATTAAAGACGGCCTGTGTGAAGATGTGGATGCCGCTTTTTTCGATGCCAATGGAGATGATCTTCCCGACCTTTACGTGGTGAGTGGCGGCAACGAATTTTTCGGTCGCGCCGGGGCCCTGCGCGATCGGCTTTATCTCAATGCCGGCGGCGGCCAGTTTCGCAACGCCGCGGATGCGCTCCCGGAAATTTATGCAAACGGCGCCTGCGTGAAGCCCGCTGACATTGATCAGGATGGCGATGTGGATTTATTTGTCGGCAGCCGTTCCTTGCCGTGGCTGTATGGTCTGATTCCGGAAAGTTATTTGCTGATCAACGACGGTCACGGAAAATTCACCGACGAGACCGCCGCGCGCGCCCCCGGCTTATCTGAAGTTGGCATGGTAACCGACGCGACGTGGGCAGATTTGAACAAAGACGGCGACGAGGAGCTCGTCATCGTGGGTGAATGGATGCCAGTGACGGTGTTTCATAACCAAGCCGGAAAATTTGTTGATGTTACCCGCCAATACGGACTCGAAAACACGCACGGCTGGTGGAATACCGTTGCCGCGGCGGATTTTAATCACGATGGTTTGATTGACCTGGTGGCCGGGAATCTTGGCTTGAATTCTCTTCTCAAAGCCAGCCAGCAAAAGCCGGTACAACTTTTTATCAATGACTTCTCAGGAGATGGAAAGCCGGATCAGATACTCACGTATTTCAATGGTGACAAGTCTTATCCCCTGGCCTCGGCGGAGCAGATGCTGAAGAATATTCCTTCTTTGCAAAAGAAATATCCGACGATGGCAGCTTATGGCGGTAAATCGGTTCAGGATATTTTTTCCCGCGAGCAGTTGCAGGCGGCCACGGTTCGCAGGGTGACCGAATTTGCTTCCATCCTGCTCATGAACAATGGCGGCGAAACTTTCAACATCAAACCACTTCCGCTTGAAGCCCAGTTCTCGCCGATTTACGCGATATTGATTGAAGATTTTAACAATGACGCCTGTCAAGACATGCTGGTGGGCGGCAATTTTTACGGCGCGCCGCCGGATCAAGGAAGATATGACGCCAGTTATGGATGCTTGCTTTTTGGCGATGGCAAAGGAACATTCACGCCGGTCAGTTTGCAAAAAAGTGGTTTCGCCGTCACCGGAGAAATTCGCCAAATCAAATCACTGCGGACGGCATCCGGTGAAACACTGATCATGGCGGCTCGCAACAATGACACCGCTGTGGCCTTCCGCGCCTTGAAGGCTCAATCGTCGTTCAATTCACAAAAAGCTCAAAAGACAAAATAG
- a CDS encoding DUF1080 domain-containing protein, translated as MKMIMLLGLSLIFVAACRVGGKVAQTERPWRVLPLIIDGKVNNDWVQIGYGRMVVDDNSLRTECDPRGMGLFLYTKERFGNCQIRVVYRSKDAQSNAGVFIRIDEGILARLNEKQTPAQRTEKGDLTPESDRAMRADSDMMIGPWYAVHRGFEVQICDTPDEYHRTGAIYSLARAAPVPNQNPTDWKTMIITLKGNLVLVDIDGKRITTFDSDGEDPRTKREWYEPMYEAKRPASGYIGLQTHDPGDVVYFKEVSVRPLP; from the coding sequence ATGAAAATGATCATGCTGCTGGGGCTGTCTTTGATTTTTGTGGCCGCGTGCCGGGTGGGCGGCAAAGTTGCCCAAACCGAGCGCCCGTGGCGCGTACTGCCGCTCATCATCGACGGCAAGGTGAATAACGACTGGGTCCAAATCGGCTATGGCAGAATGGTCGTGGATGACAACAGCCTGCGCACCGAATGCGACCCGCGGGGGATGGGGCTCTTTTTATATACCAAAGAACGTTTTGGCAATTGCCAGATTCGCGTTGTTTACCGCAGTAAAGATGCCCAATCCAACGCCGGCGTCTTCATTCGCATCGACGAAGGCATCCTCGCACGTTTAAATGAAAAGCAAACGCCGGCGCAAAGAACCGAAAAAGGCGATTTGACACCGGAATCTGACCGAGCCATGCGCGCGGATTCCGATATGATGATCGGCCCGTGGTATGCCGTGCATCGCGGCTTCGAAGTGCAAATTTGCGACACGCCGGATGAATATCATCGCACCGGCGCCATCTATTCGCTCGCCAGGGCGGCACCCGTTCCCAATCAAAACCCCACCGATTGGAAAACCATGATCATCACGCTCAAAGGCAACCTCGTGCTGGTGGATATAGACGGCAAACGCATCACCACATTCGATTCCGATGGCGAAGACCCCCGCACGAAGCGAGAATGGTATGAGCCGATGTATGAAGCGAAACGACCGGCATCCGGCTATATCGGCCTGCAGACGCACGACCCCGGCGACGTTGTTTACTTCAAGGAAGTCAGCGTCCGCCCGCTGCCGTAG
- a CDS encoding T9SS type A sorting domain-containing protein gives MILFIDCTMNLLAQTVWKQVINRPVLSFGAAGKWDDGAVLWPTVIKDGDTLRMWYAGSDEILGLGSVQIGYAWSLNGISWIRYAGNPVLSAELFWEARAVVCPAVIKDGKTLKMWYGANGIPPRLIGYATSTNGIHWNKHPEPVLELGPRGDWDDSIMGPGTVIKEKEVYKLWYWGGRENWPVSKIQVGLAISPDGINWIKHDEASTVVAPFSSSDPVLKVGEAGEWDQLRVWSPAILATGTGYEMWYAGRAGYTTPPQLVGYAVSSDGIAWKKSPNNPVISERPEWGFSYLTSAVLEFNGFYHLWFTSFPFANDGQRAEIGYARSVSDSSAIKEIPASYLLSPNHPNPFKKATTFQYALPERAEVALVIYDLLGKRVKTLVQGGEEAGFKSVAWDGTDELGRPVSAGVYLYRIHAGGFIQTRKMVLLER, from the coding sequence TTGATTTTATTCATCGACTGTACGATGAATTTGTTGGCCCAGACCGTTTGGAAACAAGTGATCAACCGGCCGGTTCTGAGTTTTGGCGCTGCCGGCAAGTGGGATGACGGCGCGGTTCTTTGGCCGACGGTCATCAAGGATGGCGATACACTGCGCATGTGGTATGCGGGAAGCGACGAGATTTTGGGACTTGGAAGCGTTCAGATCGGATACGCCTGGTCGCTGAACGGCATTTCATGGATCCGATATGCCGGGAATCCGGTGCTGTCAGCAGAATTGTTTTGGGAAGCAAGGGCTGTTGTCTGTCCCGCCGTCATCAAGGACGGAAAGACCCTCAAAATGTGGTATGGCGCAAACGGCATCCCGCCGCGTCTGATTGGCTATGCCACTTCGACTAACGGCATCCATTGGAACAAGCATCCTGAGCCGGTGCTGGAGTTGGGGCCGCGTGGAGATTGGGATGATAGCATCATGGGACCGGGAACTGTCATAAAAGAGAAAGAAGTGTACAAACTGTGGTACTGGGGCGGCAGGGAAAATTGGCCGGTATCGAAAATCCAAGTCGGCTTGGCCATCTCTCCGGATGGAATCAATTGGATCAAACATGATGAGGCCTCAACAGTTGTCGCGCCGTTTTCAAGCAGCGATCCAGTGCTAAAAGTTGGCGAAGCTGGAGAATGGGACCAACTCAGAGTCTGGAGTCCTGCGATCTTGGCAACTGGCACCGGCTATGAAATGTGGTACGCCGGCAGGGCGGGCTACACGACCCCGCCGCAATTGGTTGGTTACGCCGTCTCATCAGATGGAATTGCATGGAAGAAATCGCCGAATAATCCGGTCATCAGTGAGAGGCCCGAATGGGGGTTCTCGTATCTGACCAGCGCCGTGCTCGAGTTTAATGGCTTCTATCATCTCTGGTTCACCAGCTTTCCGTTTGCCAATGACGGCCAAAGAGCTGAAATTGGGTATGCCCGATCGGTGTCGGATAGTTCTGCGATTAAAGAAATTCCGGCAAGCTACCTTCTTTCGCCAAACCATCCCAATCCTTTCAAAAAGGCCACGACATTTCAGTACGCGCTTCCTGAACGAGCTGAGGTTGCGCTGGTGATTTATGATCTGTTGGGCAAGCGGGTCAAAACTTTGGTTCAGGGCGGGGAAGAGGCCGGTTTCAAATCAGTGGCTTGGGACGGCACGGACGAACTTGGCAGGCCGGTGAGCGCCGGGGTTTATCTGTATCGAATTCATGCTGGCGGTTTCATCCAAACTCGCAAGATGGTACTGCTGGAGAGGTGA
- a CDS encoding N-acetylmuramoyl-L-alanine amidase — MFARDIPAFEAAFRADGLDSTGRRHALTPLSVAIPGENRQLNVVRLQPADGNETYYTAEAFHKERVVLHFTTGYIRGDVAMLTKPKPDPATRVSVAFLLARDGNIYNLFNSRYWAYHLGPTAVGGNTQMSRSSIGVEISNIGPLVPQGQSLTTTTSQDVYCHLNEPIYYRRASYRGFNYYASFTEAQYNSLIALLRYLTARFNIPRRFLPLASRYETRNDIANFRGIVSHVNFRTDKFDIGPAFEWERVIRGVTA; from the coding sequence ATGTTCGCGCGAGATATTCCGGCGTTCGAGGCGGCGTTCCGCGCCGATGGTTTGGATTCTACCGGCCGGCGGCATGCGTTGACGCCCCTCAGCGTGGCAATACCGGGGGAGAATCGCCAGCTCAACGTCGTGCGATTGCAGCCGGCGGATGGCAATGAAACGTATTACACTGCCGAGGCTTTTCACAAAGAACGCGTGGTTTTGCATTTTACCACGGGCTACATTCGCGGCGATGTGGCGATGCTGACGAAACCGAAGCCCGATCCGGCGACGCGCGTTTCCGTGGCGTTCCTTCTGGCGCGCGACGGCAACATCTATAATTTGTTCAACTCGCGCTACTGGGCGTATCATCTGGGTCCGACGGCGGTGGGCGGCAACACGCAGATGAGCCGCAGCTCAATTGGCGTGGAAATTTCGAATATCGGGCCGCTGGTGCCGCAGGGACAATCCCTCACGACCACCACCTCCCAGGATGTGTATTGCCATCTCAACGAGCCGATCTACTATCGCCGGGCTTCGTATCGCGGCTTCAACTATTACGCCAGTTTCACCGAGGCGCAATACAACAGCTTGATCGCCCTGCTGCGTTATTTGACGGCGCGCTTCAACATTCCGCGCCGCTTTCTCCCGCTCGCTTCGCGCTATGAAACCCGCAATGATATTGCCAATTTCCGTGGCATCGTCAGCCACGTCAATTTTCGCACCGACAAATTCGACATCGGCCCGGCGTTTGAGTGGGAGCGCGTGATCAGAGGCGTGACGGCTTGA
- a CDS encoding C39 family peptidase, with product MIAKLAVPYHRQNRDYTCGPACLRMVLEYWNFQQDEVSLSMLCGTTLAGTGLVEIAEAARKSGFTAEWKRNAKFNDLTNALKHGVPVIAMVDARLLHDIEMPIPAGHMIVIFAIDANKIFYHDPEAGQERTVSRQIFLQAWENLRKGMVTVWQQKER from the coding sequence ATGATAGCGAAACTTGCGGTTCCGTATCACAGACAAAACCGTGATTATACTTGCGGTCCTGCTTGTCTACGTATGGTGCTTGAATATTGGAATTTCCAACAGGACGAAGTTTCGTTAAGCATGTTGTGCGGAACAACGTTAGCTGGGACAGGCCTCGTAGAAATTGCCGAGGCGGCGCGGAAATCAGGATTTACAGCAGAATGGAAGCGCAATGCGAAATTTAACGATTTGACAAATGCACTGAAACATGGCGTTCCGGTTATTGCCATGGTGGATGCACGGCTTTTGCATGACATCGAAATGCCGATTCCAGCCGGACACATGATCGTTATTTTCGCGATTGATGCCAACAAAATTTTTTACCACGATCCTGAAGCCGGGCAAGAAAGAACTGTTTCTCGCCAAATATTTCTCCAGGCGTGGGAAAACTTAAGAAAAGGCATGGTGACTGTATGGCAACAAAAAGAGAGATGA
- a CDS encoding VCBS repeat-containing protein — protein MPEAYTRLKFENKLVDEANFNVFKYRNYYNGGGVAIGDVNNDGLPDVYLTANHQPNKLFLNQGGFRFRDVTGEAGVAGTHNWSTGVCLADINGDGRLDIYICNSGNLKGDNRANELFVNQGNKKNGVPVFKEAAAEYGIDDKGFSTHAAFFDYDRDGDLDLYVLNNAFRALSTFDLSKNLRHERDPDGGGDRLYRNDNGKFVEVSAEAGIYGSVIAFGLGVSVSDIDNDGWLDIYIANDFFERDYLYMNNHNGTFTEKLEEMIRHTSLSSMGADIADLNNDGLMDIFGTDMLPEDDYRLKTTFTFEPFDFYQKKIAWGYYHQFSQNVLQLNNGFDAQGRMSFSEIGLFAGIAATDWSWGALLADLNNDGFKDIFVTNGIFRDVTDQDYIAYLMQEENIRRMLQGERIDFPDLISKIPSTQLRNYAFRNNGDLTFTNYAKAWGLDTLSFSNGAAYGDLDGDGDNDLVINNVNQPAFVFRNEADSLTGNHFLKVKLAGEGMNTFAIGAKVTLKCANQQTFVLEQMPMRGFQSSVDYVLTFGLGKHTFVDSLIVDWPDGSQGIMANVTANQTVTLHQKDAEPRITHYALRFTPQPDPIFRDITETFPLSYRHVENEFNDFQREPLIPHKLSTEGPKIARGDVNGDGLEDLYIGGAKESAGKLFLHTASGNFKSSNEQVFEAAKISEDIGAAFFDADRDGDLDLYVVSGGNEYSPQAPALLDRLYLNNGQGDFTPSTNALPEFYDSGSCVAPADFDDDGDVDLFVGSRSIPWEYGLTPTSHLLENNGKGKFSIVTEKYAPELARAGMVTDAKWLDFNKDGKLDLVVVGEWMPVSLFQNTGKGLVNVTAKAGLAKTSGWWNCVIVDDLNEDGYADLVAGNLGKNSKVKASESEPASLYAGDFDNNGMLDPVLCFYKMGTSYPLPLRPDLISQLPSLNQKFPKHADYAGKQITEIFTERQLSKAVVKQAHTFATTVFYGNANGTFLPHPLPSEAQFSPVYAIMANDFDADGVKDLLLAGNFYGLTPQLGRYDASYGILLSGSRNATFKLPHSNSNSVSDFTAVPMRNSGLSLTGQVRDMVSLKYRNKQEVIIVAKNDDRIQVYEMIDR, from the coding sequence ATGCCCGAAGCATACACTCGTCTGAAATTTGAAAACAAATTAGTGGATGAAGCGAATTTCAACGTTTTTAAGTATCGCAATTATTACAACGGCGGCGGCGTGGCGATCGGCGACGTCAACAACGACGGCTTGCCGGACGTTTACCTGACCGCCAATCATCAGCCCAACAAACTGTTCCTGAATCAGGGTGGTTTCCGTTTTCGGGACGTGACGGGCGAGGCCGGCGTGGCCGGAACCCATAACTGGTCCACTGGCGTCTGCCTGGCCGATATCAACGGCGACGGCCGGCTCGATATTTACATCTGCAACTCCGGCAACCTCAAAGGCGACAACCGCGCCAACGAGCTTTTTGTCAACCAGGGAAATAAAAAAAACGGCGTGCCGGTTTTCAAAGAAGCCGCAGCGGAATACGGCATTGATGACAAGGGATTTTCCACCCATGCCGCTTTCTTCGATTATGATCGCGACGGCGATTTGGATCTGTACGTGCTCAACAACGCCTTCCGCGCCCTGAGCACGTTTGATTTGTCAAAAAATTTGCGCCACGAACGGGACCCCGACGGCGGCGGAGATCGGCTCTATCGCAACGACAATGGCAAATTTGTCGAGGTGAGCGCAGAAGCCGGCATTTACGGCAGCGTGATTGCATTCGGCTTGGGCGTATCGGTGAGCGACATCGACAACGACGGCTGGCTCGACATTTATATCGCCAATGATTTTTTCGAGCGCGACTATCTTTACATGAACAATCACAATGGCACCTTCACCGAAAAACTCGAAGAGATGATTCGACACACCAGCCTCTCTTCCATGGGCGCGGATATTGCCGATCTCAACAACGACGGCTTGATGGATATTTTCGGCACCGACATGCTGCCCGAAGATGATTACCGCTTGAAAACCACGTTCACCTTCGAGCCGTTTGACTTTTATCAAAAGAAAATCGCCTGGGGCTATTATCATCAGTTCTCACAGAACGTGCTGCAGTTGAACAACGGCTTCGACGCGCAAGGCCGCATGTCCTTCAGCGAAATCGGGCTTTTCGCCGGCATCGCGGCCACCGATTGGAGCTGGGGCGCGCTGCTGGCGGATTTGAACAATGACGGTTTCAAAGATATTTTTGTGACCAACGGCATCTTTCGGGATGTCACGGATCAGGATTATATTGCGTATTTGATGCAGGAGGAAAATATCCGCAGGATGCTGCAAGGCGAGCGCATCGATTTTCCCGACTTGATCAGCAAGATTCCCTCCACCCAGCTCCGCAATTACGCTTTCCGTAACAACGGCGATTTGACGTTCACGAATTACGCAAAGGCATGGGGATTGGACACGCTGAGCTTCTCGAACGGCGCCGCTTACGGCGATCTCGACGGCGACGGCGATAACGATCTCGTCATCAACAATGTCAACCAACCGGCTTTTGTCTTTCGCAACGAAGCTGATTCTTTGACCGGCAATCATTTTCTAAAAGTGAAACTCGCCGGAGAAGGAATGAACACTTTCGCCATCGGCGCAAAGGTGACGCTCAAATGCGCGAATCAGCAGACTTTCGTCCTCGAGCAAATGCCGATGCGCGGCTTTCAGTCCTCCGTCGATTACGTCCTCACCTTCGGATTGGGGAAGCATACTTTTGTCGATTCCTTAATCGTCGATTGGCCGGACGGAAGCCAAGGAATTATGGCGAATGTCACGGCGAATCAAACGGTGACCCTCCATCAAAAAGATGCCGAGCCACGCATTACGCATTACGCCTTACGTTTTACGCCTCAGCCGGATCCTATCTTCCGCGACATCACCGAAACGTTTCCTCTCTCATACCGCCATGTTGAAAATGAATTCAACGATTTTCAAAGAGAACCGCTGATTCCGCACAAATTATCGACCGAGGGGCCGAAGATCGCCAGGGGCGATGTCAATGGCGACGGCCTGGAAGATTTGTACATTGGCGGCGCGAAAGAATCCGCCGGGAAATTGTTCCTTCACACCGCATCCGGAAATTTTAAGAGCAGCAATGAGCAGGTCTTTGAAGCGGCAAAAATCTCCGAAGACATCGGCGCCGCCTTTTTCGATGCAGACAGAGACGGCGACCTCGATCTTTACGTGGTCAGTGGCGGCAACGAGTATTCGCCGCAAGCACCGGCGCTGCTTGACCGGTTGTATCTCAACAACGGTCAAGGCGATTTCACGCCATCCACCAATGCCCTGCCGGAATTTTACGACAGCGGCTCTTGCGTTGCGCCGGCGGATTTTGACGACGACGGCGATGTGGATCTATTTGTCGGCAGCCGCAGCATCCCCTGGGAATATGGTCTGACACCCACGAGCCATTTGCTGGAGAATAATGGCAAAGGGAAATTTTCCATCGTCACGGAGAAGTATGCGCCCGAGCTGGCCCGGGCCGGTATGGTGACCGATGCCAAATGGCTCGATTTTAATAAAGATGGAAAATTGGATCTCGTCGTCGTTGGTGAATGGATGCCGGTCAGCCTTTTTCAAAACACCGGCAAGGGCTTGGTGAACGTCACCGCAAAAGCCGGCTTGGCGAAAACCAGCGGCTGGTGGAATTGCGTGATTGTTGATGATCTGAATGAAGACGGCTACGCGGATCTGGTGGCCGGCAATCTCGGAAAAAATTCCAAAGTCAAAGCCTCCGAATCGGAGCCGGCGTCGCTTTATGCGGGCGATTTCGACAACAACGGCATGCTTGATCCGGTTCTGTGCTTTTACAAAATGGGAACAAGCTACCCCCTGCCGCTCAGGCCGGATCTGATTTCTCAACTGCCCTCTCTGAATCAAAAATTTCCCAAACATGCCGATTACGCCGGCAAGCAGATCACGGAAATATTTACCGAAAGACAGTTGAGCAAGGCGGTGGTCAAACAAGCCCATACGTTTGCCACCACGGTGTTTTACGGAAATGCAAACGGAACATTTCTGCCGCACCCGCTGCCAAGCGAGGCGCAATTCTCGCCGGTCTATGCGATCATGGCCAATGATTTCGATGCCGACGGCGTAAAAGATTTGCTGTTGGCTGGAAATTTCTACGGCCTCACTCCCCAGCTCGGAAGGTATGATGCCAGCTACGGAATTCTGTTAAGCGGCTCGCGTAACGCAACTTTTAAGTTGCCGCATTCAAACTCAAATAGCGTGAGCGACTTTACGGCCGTACCGATGCGGAACAGTGGATTATCTTTGACCGGACAAGTTCGCGACATGGTTTCTCTGAAATATCGAAATAAACAAGAAGTGATTATCGTTGCAAAGAATGATGACCGGATTCAGGTTTATGAGATGATAGACCGATAA